One window of Magallana gigas chromosome 2, xbMagGiga1.1, whole genome shotgun sequence genomic DNA carries:
- the LOC105332139 gene encoding uncharacterized protein, which translates to MGLHWTTFLFLVTLSSVGHVIALSVEPDCLPYEPPDSDSVFLDSNVEPPGINVCSVNYTRTKTEDRPCAGIPTSNCPVDVTVICPSYKCCKGYSTESDADTECPAAICDGQITSTGACQNTADGGLYQLIKGTRVFTSSGQCNEPEVCSNCGSGFYADGPKCKICAAIANCEHTECSNGTYTQCVQCEGTVINAVYGRALTPAADNGQSCQVTCSWRSDSTRCYPGTCQDELATNCNCSTGFSGTHCEKITEPVSVTYNEAALEFGISTSKNPTDPNNVTQPQPTIWANELQFNTLKTRITASWVPSVTPPDITNHYVTEFQVGLVEGSVDYELTQASGLLVTGTKSCSDLTVLAPKTSAYTCEVDFTFASLFSHNDTLKWSYKMKNGGFVKVLNRETSTEDIFYYEGQESTASYIYHFDSVKPTSGSDEPLVAPDLTNMSLITITWNNWTDDLSGISHFEYELTDIGYGTTTLVKKVSNITADVESETFTAPADGLYQVVLTCYDLAGNFKSARQIFLYDSSSTIDITPGHKISDSLSSTNTTHTWVVTPATSVTIEWDGHFVNTRHKNNQWLTGVKAYGGIDKTSKYEDSTGVITINSIDHEDGITDFKVKLEVNKDETTVTQHIAEYSVFNIHKQSETFTGITWGDGDRMKITVTAFDIMGTTREDNVVLYKDMTPPNITNLWLTQDDELGVNVFGLTDFNKMTIEWSAEDLHSGLDSITWRIYDADDTTLQHGIEHVPPQGNSENMTDCIYKYQTTARGADCYCTAFVGCFHRHFVVKPTVPSNGLQGVHDADYFIEVVATNKAQLQTVAQTRISVDTTPPHAGFVMDGSLGQDEVDYQQGMTLQAHWSGFFDRESGVRFYQYGFSTECLKSENFSLVANSSTIVKTTMSNDASMTVTSEDTYYITVVAYNAAFMPSDPVCSDGVTIDTSDSHIKELSISNARVRGGLVVASGEYWMISDDRSRKRIYNTTSCSSKATAITGLDLIPIERDPDGNIMEVDGDSVCASTAGAPADLTPVLSSATTYHLDWLENAGKSGIYNFEFGIDSTPNSASPSILPFTSTEHHPSFRLPANLLPLNSEFYLTIKTITKANKESIQSVKCILDVTAPVFTGTVTVSISSDNKYLTASWLTAITDTEDPFELDIEFAIGTEEYGTQIQKFSPLQTGGSCTSLSPALCTGVAIDSLDWDLHGFHVYYVTVKATNRAMLSTQAVSPPYEHGIQKVTAGLVIEIPPADNRPYIPVLDIEDIDFQSETDKISARWRGFYHPHSNVTFTMSVGSTKGGTDVVNAQNVGTNTKYTLTGLSLTNLQTYYVSITASTPYQDTTVTSDGVTVVQDNTPLSSVTINDGVPCTMNVDNNMTVFTHHDVDNRKKCEDDIDYQSSFTTLSAHWDIPAGEDHYLTDVFIKVEVKNGGSWSGVTQWVYLMTHYHHTFTGLNLSPGHTYRSSVKFCARLFCFVPFNSNGVTVLANNPITGALTINHQGSGTETLAIEFDQFYDPDVLLPGDKYNVVDKYEYAVADNSTNGNVHTRWETITSAPSGQKISFTVTLTGTMDFSKCRNIVIRGYNKAGLHSTVSAGIKDCAQFNPILIVPNVIVDAVGPADPADDKNGLGVSLPENAVWTVADADYTPFRTVLSAVWHSGRYSSYKWAVIEDRSPEPVTYNTQTSPLSLRDPCSHADVVHSKCGTTTNEFVNVIFNENEYLVHGKTYMICIHADEENVTNELWTNLLPELSVCTDGVVVDLTNPTVADVWLGNVKNTKYQVAASDFYVNWKSFVDIEELGVGKHHTGISYYEVIIGSTEGGNDVVDNTNVGVVNHAHFGSLTLHSGHKYYATVTGYDFVGRKASKTSESVIVDFTPPVITDEPIKLRTGRHIISTTEVSVCWSNIFDDKESGLDYFLWSVGSMPGYNDMMEFKKVNDVCATNGPSTLTMEEGHAYYINVRAYNKAGLSTTVTSWAFTVEASPPVAGHVFDGDKSQTSDQKDLDFQTHLDYLSAYWEGFNDPHSTITEYYISIGTCILCQDVLQHQALGIVYEYRLTGIGLAVGMTYYTSVTACNTANLCTTVTSDGVIIDNSPPSPGRVKDGPGTEDIEYQASRSHISASWNGFSDPQSGLQKFVWKAGTKLGGNDIFNVTFQHLHLSLFARSLPLPANLPVGVRIYVTVGCYNNAGLYVESSSNGFIVDDTAPEVALEPSFPANMVTYDTDTDQFYQVHRTTLKVEWQTSDPESYIERQYLTIKSHIGGEFNSAPTQINGIVRDYTFSDLDLHDGVEYFVVLIACNGAGLCSNATSKPLLVDSTPPNRGMFAIQTDHAANLSRHVDGHMTWTYKKTVSVLLAWIGFDDSHSNIRHYSVNIGSSFFSSDLNQDPGIPFVIPHNNTGETKENEGIVQSSTLPTQSLTRHTFIYIHMWAENMAGLKSAIIHSKFKKEAGGPLHLVRRCDAYTCEGHCTCAAQDERCPIKASLTCVNDTDTGSHSIVMVTDHIGFGSNDVDYTPSDTVLQGSWTITQIQNYKPVWYQWSVGYTSEDAPEGVFDASSELVWHDAASITQMTFTTKKGKKLKQGMKYSFFVRVWYSTTVFGDFKSDGVIVTSQPPITRVLNGAAVTEVRRYSKLRDMDFIKFGSQITVDWAHKFVNASNDVSKIELYVSTRPGGHNIHSEATRLGSSDTSFNILTMDGRSGVRYYSNVIAYTHSGIHRTESSDGFVLDSDPPIEGVVYDGPGLKDLQFQDSDSTVSAHWHGFIDLVSGIRWYHWCVGSTSALSGPACDVVSWRNVGLHTRMTLQLSTTLPRCVYNKVYATDVVGFNSPVAVSNGYCSDTTSPVPLYLATLEHNIVVNGAFNTYKHSVKFTDLNTTDICDGTNNIGVPGWSLQPDACAVVVESSLSQTENFFIHVRGGVQQEVSLSPGLHRLTFVSSHVHINAARTTNREGFASLGVQRHIFILYTKPYRQDGHSLESERKIVSWHNHTFYFNVTIEGMYDLVLGSVGHHSGLYIDDVRLQLVNTSDVTGLVSNDTVHGHTTFLHEWSSVHAGWSFYNPGPSPITNYMWAIGFSHGGIQIQNFKSTGLVPFGSKNDVTLVHNASVYYTVIASNAVGKMAVSYSGRILVDLTPPLIPEVNDGRGPDEDFSGISTVFVNWEANDPESGIRICEWAVGYSPESSDLKKFSVMTTYSGYIDVNFTDTENNTIYSTVRCTNHAGLITYAYSDGIKISQNAPNSSNVQISHVALSQTEYSPSDGFQGVSDSLRLYWSGFDDTFGISSHKMEIDFDKSEDDLFTTMTFAQNQTVQYVHLSKLAMKDGVQRVKVNTKNALGISSEHVFYNVSLYTLPPVRNNSFNPKVTWNAATQKFSASWPDVFFSPHPLRFEVSAGLAEGGAEILQWAETLNTTLEFEMPKSITDFRGYDVFVYIRAITVGGFYTGVKGKVKLPS; encoded by the exons ATGGGATTACATTGGACAACATTTCTATTTCTGGTAACACTTTCTTCCGTGGGTCACGTGATCGCTCTCTCTGTCGAGCCCGACTGTCTCCCGTACGAGCCCCCGGACTCGGACAGTGTGTTCCTGGACAGTAATGTAGAACCACCAGG TATAAACGTGTGTTCAGTGAACTATACTCGGACCAAGACAGAAGACAGGCCGTGCGCCGGGATCCCCACCTCTAACTGTCCGGTGGACGT GACGGTAATCTGTCCAAGTTACAAATGTTGTAAAGGGTACTCCACAGAGTCGGACGCCGACACAGAATGTCCTGCAG CGATTTGTGATGGTCAGATCACAAGTACAGGTGCATGTCAAAATACAGCGGACGGTGGTCTATACCAGCTGATAAAAGGGACGAGGGTGTTCACGAGTAGTGGGCAATGTAACGAGCCCGAGGTCTGCTCTAATTGTGGCTCGGGCTTTTATGCAGATGGACCCAAATGCAAAA TCTGTGCAGCCATTGCAAATTGCGAGCATACAGAGTGTTCGAATGGAACCTACACCCAATGTGTTCAATGTGAAGGGACGGTAATTAACGCAGTGTACGGGCGAGCCTTGACCCCAGCGGCTGACAACGGTCAATCTTGTCAAG TGACATGTTCATGGAGAAGTGACAGCACACGATGCTACCCCGGGACTTGTCAAGATGAGCTAGCAACCAACTGTAACTGCTCCACCGGGTTTAGTGGCACGCACTGCGAAAAAA TTACGGAACCAGTTTCTGTGACTTATAATGAAGCAGCATTAGAATTTGGAATCAGCACCAGCAAAAATCCTACCGATCCTAATAATGTCACCCAACCACAGCCAACGATATGGGCGAATGAACTGCAGTTTAACACCCTCAAGACCAGGATAACAGCTTCCTGGGTTCCATCGGTAACGCCTCCGGATATTACGAACCATTACGTCACAGAGTTCCAAGTTGGTCTTGTAGAGGGCTCCGTCGATTATGAACTCACACAAG CATCTGGCCTTTTGGTGACCGGTACCAAGAGTTGTAGCGACCTCACCGTACTGGCCCCAAAGACGTCCGCTTACACCTGTGAAGTGGACTTTACGTTTGCTAGTTTGTTCAGTCACAATGACAC GTTGAAGTGGtcctacaaaatgaaaaatggtgGATTTGTCAAAGTTTTGAATAGAGAAACATCCACTGAAGATATATTTTACTACGAAGGACAAGAATCTACGGCTAGTTACATTTACCACTTCGACTCGGTAAAACCAACTTCCGGTAGTGATGAGCCGCTGGTCGCACCCGACCTTACAAACATG TCCCTGATTACGATAACGTGGAACAACTGGACAGATGACCTGTCGGGAATATCTCATTTTGAATATGAGCTCACAGATATCGGATACGGAACGACAACGCTTGTGAAAAAGGTCTCCAATATCACTGCTGATGTTGAATCG GAAACATTTACAGCTCCTGCTGACGGGCTTTACCAAGTTGTTCTTACATGCTACGATCTAGCCGGGAATTTTAAGTCTGCCCGACAAATATTTCTCTATGACAGTTCCTCTACAATCGACATCACCCCAGGTCATAAGATTTCTGACTCGTTGTCCTCCACAAACACTACCCACACGTGGGTCGTCACCCCCGCCACTAGTGTGACGATAGAGTGGGATGGACACTTTGTGAACACCCGCCATAAAAACAACCAGTGGCTGACGGGTGTGAAGGCCTATGGTGGGATAGACAAGACTTCTAAATATGAAGACAGTACAGGAGTTATTACAATTAACAGCATTGATCATGAGGACG GTATCActgattttaaagtaaaattggaAGTAAACAAGGACGAAACAACAGTGACGCAACACATTGCAGAGTATTCAGTGTTCAACATCCACAAACAGTCGGAGACATTCACAGGAATCACGTGGGGCGATGGAGATCGCATGAAGATAACAGTGACTGCTTTTGACATAATGGGCACGACTCGAGAAGACAATGTTGTACTGTACAAAGATATGACACCCCCGAATATTACAAATCTATGGCTAACCCAAGATGACGAACTTGGTGTAAATGTGTTTGGTCTGAcagattttaataaaatgac CATTGAGTGGTCAGCAGAAGATCTACATAGTGGCTTAGATAGTATAACGTGGAGAATATACGATGCAGATGACACCACATTGCAGCATGGAATAGAACATGTTCCTCCTCAAGGAAATTCAGAG AATATGACAGACTGTATCTACAAGTATCAGACAACTGCACGTGGAGCAGATTGTTATTGCACTGCATTTGTTGGTTGCTTCCATCGCCATTTTGTTGTCAAACCAACCGTCCCTAGCAACGGTCTTCAGGGTGTCCATGATGCAGATTATTTCATAGAAGTGGTGGCTACCAACAAGGCACAGCTCCAAACAGTAGCACAGACAAGA ATCAGTGTTGATACAACCCCGCCCCATGCAGGGTTCGTTATGGATGGGTCGCTTGGACAAGATGAGGTCGATTACCAGCAAGGAATGACTCTGCAAGCTCATTGGTCGGGCTTCTTCGACAGAGAAAGTGGCGTTCGCTTCTATCAATATGGTTTCTCCACTGAAtgtttaaaatctgaaaacttTTCTCTCGTTGCCAACAGCAGCACTATT GTTAAAACAACCATGTCCAATGATGCAAGCATGACAGTGACATCAGAGGATACTTATTACATCACAGTTGTTGCGTACAACGCCGCATTCATGCCCTCAGACCCAGTTTGCTCTGATGGAGTGACCATAGACACAAGTGACTCTCATATCAAAGAATTGTCTATTAGTAACGCTCGAGTCAGAGGAGGGTTGGTCGTAGCCTCCGGGGAGTACTGGATGATCTCTGACGACCGATCCAGGAAGAGGATATACAACACAACAAGCTGCAG TTCCAAAGCCACCGCCATTACAGGCTTGGATTTGATTCCCATTGAGAGAGACCCTGATGGTAATATCATGGAGGTTGATGGAGATTCGGTTTGTGCGAGTACAGCAGGTGCCCCCGCAGATCTGACCCCTGTCCTCTCAAGTGCTACAACG TATCACCTGGATTGGTTAGAAAATGCCGGAAAAAGTGGGATTTATAACTTCGAATTCGGAATAGATTCTACCCCAAACAGTGCCAGCCCATCCATTTTGCCGTTTACATCAACTGAACACCACCCTAGCTTCAGACTTCCGGCAAATCTGCTGCCCCTCAATTCTGAATTTTATTTAACCATCAAAACCATCACCAAAGCAAACAAAGAAAGCATTCAG AGTGTGAAATGTATCCTGGATGTCACGGCACCAGTTTTTACTGGCACAGTGACAGTCTCGATCAGTAGCGACAACAAATACCTCACGGCGTCATGGCTGACAGCAATCACCGATACAGAAGATCCGTTTGAATTAGATATAGAATTTGCAATAG GAACTGAGGAGTACGGAACACAGATTCAGAAGTTCAGTCCTCTTCAAACTGGAGGAAGTTGTACGTCACTGAGCCCCGCCCTTTGTACAGGTGTCGCTATAGACTCATTGGACTGGGATCTGCATGGCTTCCACGTGTATTACGTCACTGTCAAGGCTACGAACAGGGCAATGCTGTCTACACAAGCCGTGTCGCCTCCATATGAACACGGAATACAAAAAGTCACTGCTGGATTAGTGATCGAAATACCACCAGCG GATAATAGGCCATACATTCCAGTACTG GATATTGAGGACATCGATTTTCAAAGCGAGACAGACAAGATTTCTGCGCGGTGGAGAGGTTTTTATCACCCACATTCAAACGTGACTTTCACGATGTCGGTTGGCTCCACTAAAGGAGGGACTGATGTGGTGAATGCCCAGAATGTGGGGACTAACACCAAGTACACCCTCACCGGCCTCTCCCTGACCAACTTACAA ACGTATTACGTGAGCATCACGGCGTCTACGCCCTATCAAGATACCACTGTGACGTCAGACGGAGTGACGGTGGTACAGGACAATACACCGCTTTCTTCTGTCACCATTAATGACGGCGTACCATGCACCATGAATG TTGACAACAATATGACGGTCTTTACCCATCATGACGTG GACAATCGTAAGAAGTGTGAGGATGACATTGACTACCAATCGTCCTTCACGACGCTGTCGGCTCACTGGGACATCCCCGCGGGCGAGGACCACTACCTCACCGACGTCTTTATCAAGGTCGAAGTAAAGAATGGAG GGTCCTGGTCAGGAGTGACACAGTGGGTGTACCTGATGACCCACTACCACCACACCTTCACCGGCCTGAACCTCTCTCCGGGCCACACCTACAGGTCCTCCGTCAAATTCTGTGCCAGACTCTTCTGTTTTGTCCCTTTTAATAGCAATGGTGTAACAGTACTGGCTAATAACCCTATTACTGGAGCCCTGACTATAAACCACCAAGGTTCCGGAACTGAAACG CTGGCCATAGAGTTTGATCAGTTTTACGACCCAGATGTTCTTCTCCCTGGCGATAAATATAATGTAGTTGATAAGTATGAATATGCAGTTGCCGACAATTCAACCAATGGCAACGTGCACACAAGATGGGAGACCATTACTTCTGCTCCTTCTGGACAAAAG atATCTTTCACGGTGACTCTGACTGGTACAATGGATTTTAGTAAGTGCAGAAACATTGTCATCAGAGGCTATAACAAAGCAGGGCTCCATAGCACGGTATCTGCTGGCATCAAAGACTGTGCTCAGTTCAATCCCATTCTGATTGTCCCCAATGTCATCGTAGATGCCGTGGGTCCCGCTGATCCAGCGGACG ACAAGAATGGTTTAGGCGTGTCTCTTCCGGAGAATGCCGTTTGGACTGTGGCTGATGCCGACTACACGCCATTTCGGACAGTATTATCTGCTGTCTGGCATTCTGGGAGATATTCCTCATATAAGTGGGCCGTTATAGAAGACAGAAGCCCAGAACCAGTCACATACAACACACAGACTTCTCCTCTGTCGCTGAGAGACCCTTGCTCCCACGCTGACGTCGTGCATTCCAAATGTGGAACTACGA CAAATGAATTTGTAAacgtcattttcaatgaaaacgaATATTTGGTGCATGGGAAAACCTACATGATATGTATCCATGCCGACGAGGAGAATGTGACCAATGAGCTCTGGACAAACCTTCTACCTGAGCTTAGTGTGTGTACTGACGGGGTGGTCGTGGATCTCACTAACCCCACAGTGGCAGATGTCTGGCTTGGAAACGTTAAAAATACCAAATACCAG GTTGCTGCGTCTGACTTTTACGTCAACTGGAAATCGTTTGTTGACATTGAGGAACTTGGGGTAGGAAAACATCATACGGGCATCAGTTACTACGAAGTCATCATCG GATCAACGGAAGGAGGAAATGACGTCGTGGACAACACAAATGTAGGGGTGGTTAACCACGCCCACTTTGGATCCCTCACCTTGCACTCGGGTCACAAATATTACGCAACAGTCacag gataTGATTTTGTTGGAAGAAAAGCCAGTAAAACTTCTGAGTCTGTCATTGTGGATTTTACTCCCCCTGTTATCACTGATGAGCCAATCAAACTTAGAACTGGTCGACACATTATATCAACAACTGAAGTTTCTGtttg CTGGTCAAATATTTTCGATGACAAGGAAAGTGGACTTGATTATTTCTTGTGGTCTGTTGGTTCCATGCCGGGATACAATGATATGATGGAATTTAAGAAAGTTAACGATGTGTGTGCGACGAATGGTCCTTCAACGTTAACCATGGAAGAGGGGCATGCTTATTACATCAACGTTAGA GCTTATAACAAAGCTGGTCTCTCCACTACTGTGACGTCATGGGCCTTTACTGTGGAGGCCTCGCCTCCAGTTGCTGGTCACGTGTTTGATGGCGACAAATCACAAACCTCAGACCAGAAAGATCTGGATTTTCAAACACATTTAGATTATTTATCAGCTTACTGGGAGGGGTTCAATGACCCACATTCTACAATCACAGAATACTACATCAGTATCGGCACGTGCATCCTCTGCCAGGACGTGCTTCAACATCAGGCATTAGGAATCGTTTACG AATATCGACTTACGGGTATCGGACTAGCCGTCGGAATGACGTATTACACGTCAGTTACCGCCTGTAATACAGCAAACCTGTGCACTACCGTGACCTCTGATGGCGTCATCATTGATAATAGTCCGCCAAGTCCAGGGCGTGTGAAGGATGGACCTGGAACAGAAGACATTGAGTATCAGGCTTCAAG ATCTCACATTTCAGCATCTTGGAACGGTTTTTCGGACCCACAGTCAGGATTGCAGAAATTCGTCTGGAAGGCAGGAACCAAACTGGGTGGAAATGATATATTCAATGTGACGTTCCAGCACCTTCATTTGAGCCTGTTTGCGAGAAGCTTACCCCTTCCTGCCAATCTTCCAGTTGGGGTTAGGATTTATGTAACCGTTGGCTGCTATAATAACGCTG GTCTGTATGTGGAATCATCATCTAACGGTTTTATCGTGGACGATACTGCTCCTGAGGTCGCCTTAGAGCCCTCTTTTCCCGCCAATATGGTGACGTACGACACTGATACTGACCAGTTTTACCAGGTACATAGGACAACGCTCAAAGTGGAATGGCAGACCAGCGATCCAGAATCTTACATCGAACGCCAGTATCTCACTATTAAGTCCCATATTGGGGGAGAATTTAACAGTGCTCCTACACAG ATCAACGGAATAGTACGGGACTACACGTTCAGCGACTTAGACCTGCATGATGGGGTGGAGTACTTCGTGGTACTGATAGCCTGTAATGGAGCGGGACTCTGTTCCAACGCCACCTCCAAACCCCTGCTGGTGGACAGCACGCCCCCAAACAGAG GGATGTTTGCCATTCAGACAGACCATGCCGCCAATCTGTCCCGCCATGTTGATGGTCACATGACCTGGACGTACAAGAAGACGGTGTCGGTACTGTTGGCGTGGATAGGATTTGATGACAGTCACTCAAATATCCGTCATTACAGTGTCAACATTGGATCCTCATTCTTTTCATCGGATCTGAATCAA GACCCTGGAATACCATTTGTTATTCCCCATAATAACACCGGTGAAACGAAAGAGAACGAAGGCATTGTGCAATCGAGCACTCTTCCTACACAGAGCCTCACAAGGCATACTTTTATATACATCCACATGTGGGCAGAAAACATG GCTGGACTGAAGAGCGCCATCATTCATTCCAAATTCAAGAAAGAGGCTGGTGGTCCTCTTCACTTAGTTCGGCGTTGTGATGCCTACACGTGTGAAGGTCACTGTACATGCGCAGCCCAGGACGAGAGATGTCCAATCAAAGCATCTCTTACATGCGTCAATGACACAGACA ctGGTTCACACAGTATTGTCATGGTAACGGACCACATCGGGTTCGGATCCAACGACGTAGATTACACGCCTTCAGACACTGTACTGCAAGGTTCTTGGACAATCACGCAGATTCAGAACTACAAGCCTGTCTG GTACCAGTGGAGTGTCGGGTATACCAGCGAAGACGCTCCAGAAGGCGTCTTTGATGCGTCCTCAGAACTCGTTTGGCATGACGCAGCGTCAATCACTCAAATGACCTTCACCACAAAGAAAG GCAAAAAACTGAAACAAGGAATGAAATACTCATTCTTTGTAAGAGTGTGGTATTCAACAACTGTGTTTGGCGACTTTAAGTCTGATGGGGTGATTGTCACAAGTCAACCTCCGATTACAAGAGTACTGAACGGGGCAGCG GTTACAGAGGTTAGAAGATACAGTAAATTAAGAGACATGGACTTCATCAAGTTTGGTTCACAAATCACAGTCGATTGGGCCCACAAGTTTGTGAATGCTTCTAATGATGTTTCCAAAATCGAGTTATACGTCAGTACCAGGCCTGGAG GTCATAATATTCACTCGGAGGCGACCAGGTTGGGTTCTTCTGACACAAGCTTCAATATTCTGACTATGGATGGTAGAAGTGGGGTGCGGTACTACAGCAATGTTATTGCCTACACCCATTCTGGTATACACCGTACGGAGTCCTCTGACGGGTTTGTCCTTGATTCCGATCCACCAATAGAAGGGGTCGTCTACGACGGTCCAG GGCTGAAAGATTTACAGTTCCAAGATTCTGACTCTACTGTCTCCGCTCACTGGCACGGTTTTATTGACCTGGTCTCTGGCATAAGATGGTACCACTGGTGTGTGGGTTCCACCTCCGCGTTGTCTGGCCCTGCTTGCGATGTGGTGTCTTGGAGGAATGTAGGCCTCCATACCAGAATGACATTACAGCTGTCAACCACTCTTCCAA GGTGTGTGTATAACAAGGTGTATGCCACTGATGTAGTAGGATTTAACTCCCCTGTGGCTGTATCCAATGGTTACTGTTCCGACACTACGTCACCAGTTCCTTTGTATCTGGCAACTCTGGAACACAATATTGTTGTAAATGGCGCCTTCAACACATATAAACATAGTGTCAAATTTACGGACTTGAACACGACAGACATTTGTGATGGGACCAATAATATCGGGGTCCCCGGGTGGTCCCTTCAGCCCGATGCTTGTGCCGTTGTTGTGGAATCAAGTTTATCCCAGactgaaaactttttcatccaCGTGCGTGGTGGGGTTCAGCAAGAAGTGTCACTCTCCCCAGGCTTACACAGACTAACTTTTGTTTCTAGTCACGTGCATATTAACGCTGCAAGAACTACAAACCGAGAGGGATTTGCATCACTTGGTGTACAGCGCCACATTTTCATATTGTACACAAAACCATACCGCCAAGATGGGCATAGTTTAGAATCAGAAAGAAAGATAGTGTCGTGGCATAATCATACATTCTACTTCAATGTCACTATAGAGGGAATGTATGACCTTGTGTTAGGGTCGGTAGGTCATCATAGTGGGCTCTATATTGATGACGTTAGGTTACAGTTGGTGAATACAAGTGACGTAACTGGTTTGGTCAGCAATGACACAGTTCACGGTCATACTACCTTTTTGCACGAGTGGTCTTCTGTACATGCAGGATGGAGCTTCTATAATCCAGGACCAAGTCCAATTACAAACTATATGTGGGCTATTG GTTTCTCTCACGGTGGAATTcagattcaaaattttaaaagcactGGTTTAGTTCCATTTGGTTCTAAGAACGATGTGACATTGGTACACAATGCCTCGGTATATTATACAGTCATAGCGAGTAATGCAGTCGGGAAAATGGCCGTATCGTATTCGGGGAGAATTCTTGTTGATTTGACCCCTCCACTAATACCAGAAGTCAATGATGGACGAG GTCCCGATGAAGATTTCAGTGGAATCAGCACAGTGTTCGTGAACTGGGAGGCTAATGACCCAGAGTCTGGAATAAGAATATGTGAATGGGCAGTTG GTTATTCGCCAGAATCTTCTGACCTGAAGAAGTTTAGCGTTATGACGACGTACTCCGGATACATTGACGTCAATTTCACGGACACGGAGAACAACACTATCTACAGCACTGTCCGATGCACGAATCACGCAGGGCTTATCACGTACGCTTACTCCGACGGAATAAAGATCTCTCAAAATGCACCAAACTCATCCAACGTTCAAATTAGTCACGTGGCTCTGTCTCAGACCGAATATTCTCCATCCGACGGATTTCAAGGGGTTTCCGATTCCCTGCGATTGTATTGGTCTGGATTTGATGACACTTTTGGAATAAGCTCCCATAAA ATGGAGATCGATTTTGACAAGTCGGAGGATGACCTGTTCACAACCATGACATTTGCACAGAATCAGACGGTGCAGTACGTACACCTTAGCAAGCTCGCCATGAAAGATGGTGTTCAAAGGGTCAAGGTCAATACGAAAAATGCTCTTGGAATATCAAGCGAACACGTTTTTTACAATGTTTCGTTATATACTTTGCCTCCAGTCAGGAACA ATAGTTTCAATCCAAAAGTGACTTGGAATGCGGCGACCCAGAAGTTTAGTGCTTCGTGGCCTGATGTATTTTTCTCTCCTCACCCTCTAAGGTTTGAGGTCTCTGCTGGTTTAGCTGAGGGTGGAGCCGAAATTTTACAATGGGCGGAAACGTTGAACACCACACTGGAGTTTGAAATGCCCAAAAGCATAACAGACTTTAGAGGATATGACGTTTTTGTTTATATCCGGGCAATTACAGTTGGAGGGTTTTACACTGGTGTGAAAGGAAAAGTGAAATTGCCGTCGTAA